Proteins encoded by one window of Carassius carassius chromosome 30, fCarCar2.1, whole genome shotgun sequence:
- the LOC132111168 gene encoding jeltraxin-like: MKRVAFYVFFIALSGLALSLEPKKDRKCLREKVITFPELTTSNWVKLHPNESMGLSAVTVCLRFYTEQATPSPCLFSLATPSHPQDFSLRWSGDSKHYQMFIHNTQVAFKGLTFNMNQWNSVCATWDAKSGLAQMFVNEVASIKKVVGTKVSFKGMPVITLGQYQTQYDGAFLQPSIYTGFIADVHVHGQVLTPRQIKTYMEAKSKYKLGDYINWHNLMYTIAGSAQVEEKSQVTFYTKDEQQ; this comes from the exons ATGAAGAGAGTTGCTTTTTACGTTTTCTTTATTGCCCTTTCTGGTTTGGCATTGTCCC TGGAGccaaagaaagacagaaaatgtTTGAGGGAGAAGGTCATCACATTCCCAGAGCTGACCACCAGCAACTGGGTGAAGCTCCATCCGAATGAATCCATGGGTCTGTCTGCAGTCACCGTGTGTTTGCGATTTTACACTGAACAAGCGACTCCCAGCCCATGTCTTTTTTCTCTGGCTACACCGTCCCACCCTCAAGACTTTTCTTTACGTTGGTCAGGTGACAGCAAACATTACCAGATGTTTATTCACAACACCCAGGTTGCATTCAAGGGGTTGACGTTCAACATGAATCAGTGGAACTCAGTGTGTGCGACCTGGGATGCCAAAAGTGGTCTTGCTCAGATGTTTGTGAATGAAGTAGCTAGCATTAAGAAGGTGGTGGGCACTAAAGTATCTTTCAAAGGAATGCCTGTTATCACACTTGGCCAGTATCAGACCCAATATGATGGAGCGTTCCTCCAACCCTCTATCTACACAGGTTTCATAGCAGATGTGCATGTGCATGGACAAGTCCTGACCCCCCGTCAGATTAAGACCTACATGGAGGCAAAGAGCAAATACAAACTTGGTGATTACATTAACTGGCACAATCTGATGTACACCATTGCTGGGTCTGCACAAGTGGAAGAAAAGAGTCAAGTAACCTTCTATACCAAAGACGAGCAGCAATAG